The following are encoded in a window of Nibricoccus aquaticus genomic DNA:
- the aroQ gene encoding type II 3-dehydroquinate dehydratase, whose amino-acid sequence MKKIAILNGPNLDRLGKREPEIYGSTTLAQLEELVRAEFAGKAQLEFFQSNHEGALIDKIAALADAKFDGVVINGGAFTHTSVALRDALLGAHLPTIEVHISNIYKREDFRHKSLTAPACIAVITGLGLEGYFAAVRFLLKK is encoded by the coding sequence ATGAAAAAGATCGCGATTCTCAATGGCCCCAATCTCGACCGGCTCGGCAAACGTGAACCGGAGATCTATGGTTCCACGACGCTGGCGCAGCTCGAGGAGTTGGTGCGCGCGGAGTTTGCGGGGAAGGCGCAGCTGGAGTTTTTTCAGTCGAATCACGAGGGTGCGCTGATCGACAAGATCGCGGCGCTGGCGGACGCGAAATTCGACGGCGTGGTGATCAACGGCGGGGCGTTCACGCACACGAGCGTGGCGCTGCGCGATGCTTTATTGGGTGCGCATTTGCCGACGATCGAGGTTCACATTTCGAACATCTATAAGCGCGAAGATTTCCGCCACAAATCGCTGACGGCGCCGGCGTGTATCGCGGTGATCACAGGGCTGGGGCTCGAGGGGTATTTCGCGGCAGTGAGGTTTTTGCTGAAGAAGTGA
- the ykgO gene encoding type B 50S ribosomal protein L36 — MKVVSSIKSAKKRHPACQVVRRRGKIYVINKVEPRYKARQG, encoded by the coding sequence ATGAAAGTCGTCTCCTCCATCAAATCTGCGAAGAAGCGTCACCCGGCGTGCCAAGTCGTCCGCCGCCGCGGCAAGATTTACGTGATCAACAAAGTCGAACCCCGCTACAAGGCGCGTCAGGGTTGA
- a CDS encoding YqgE/AlgH family protein — protein MRESHHSDPSALAGALLLAHPSLKEDNFRRTVILLSAHDEKGAMGIVLNRPLGKRLGQLNAEFALSPLSAVPIFQGGPVDTDRLLLCAWRFNPEGTGFQLMFGIDPQKALELQSEDGMHLRAFLGYSGWSAGQLENELKQNTWIVSPLMADVLDLDQDDTLWRAILGNIGHEWKLLAGEPDDPSLN, from the coding sequence ATGCGCGAATCCCACCACTCCGACCCCTCCGCCCTCGCCGGCGCCCTCCTCCTCGCGCACCCCTCGCTCAAGGAAGATAACTTCCGCCGCACCGTCATCCTCCTCTCCGCCCACGACGAAAAAGGCGCCATGGGCATCGTCCTCAACCGCCCCCTCGGCAAACGCCTCGGCCAGCTCAACGCCGAGTTCGCCCTTAGCCCCCTCTCCGCCGTCCCCATCTTCCAAGGCGGCCCCGTCGACACCGACCGTCTCCTCCTGTGCGCCTGGCGCTTCAATCCCGAGGGCACCGGCTTCCAACTCATGTTCGGCATCGACCCGCAAAAAGCCCTCGAACTCCAATCCGAAGACGGCATGCACCTCCGTGCCTTCCTCGGCTACTCCGGCTGGAGCGCCGGCCAGCTCGAAAACGAACTCAAACAAAACACCTGGATCGTCAGCCCCCTCATGGCCGACGTCCTCGACCTCGATCAGGACGACACCCTCTGGCGCGCCATCCTCGGCAACATCGGCCACGAGTGGAAACTCCTCGCCGGCGAACCCGACGACCCCAGCCTGAATTAA
- a CDS encoding Nif3-like dinuclear metal center hexameric protein, with translation MATLQELVNYCDERTRRSAFKDAPGAFNGLQVANDGRVTKIGAAVDAGLVPFKKAVEAGVDFLIVHHGMYWDMPRPLTGPVYERVVSLVKGNCALYSNHLPLDGHPELGNNALLARQLGLEAKRPFLVRDGEAVGWIAAHGETRAQLRARLEKLYGRVIAIECGSTEPEAVAFCSGSGNSAVPELAKEKVDTLVTGELREEWFNTAQEQRLNLYLCGHYATEVHGVKALAAELAGKFGVPWEFIGTENPL, from the coding sequence ATGGCAACGCTTCAAGAGCTGGTGAATTATTGCGATGAGCGGACGCGGCGCAGCGCGTTCAAGGATGCGCCGGGGGCGTTTAACGGACTCCAGGTCGCGAATGATGGACGCGTCACCAAGATAGGCGCAGCGGTGGATGCGGGGCTGGTGCCGTTCAAGAAGGCGGTGGAGGCGGGCGTGGATTTTTTAATCGTTCACCATGGGATGTACTGGGACATGCCGCGTCCGTTGACGGGGCCGGTTTATGAGCGGGTCGTGAGTTTGGTGAAGGGCAACTGTGCGCTATACTCGAACCACCTGCCGCTCGATGGGCATCCGGAGCTGGGGAATAATGCGTTGCTGGCGCGTCAGCTGGGGTTGGAGGCGAAGCGGCCGTTTTTAGTGAGGGATGGAGAAGCGGTGGGCTGGATCGCGGCGCATGGGGAGACGCGGGCACAGTTGCGGGCGCGGCTAGAGAAACTTTATGGGCGGGTGATCGCGATTGAGTGCGGATCGACCGAGCCGGAGGCGGTGGCTTTTTGTAGCGGAAGCGGCAACAGCGCGGTGCCGGAGCTGGCGAAGGAGAAGGTGGATACGCTCGTGACAGGCGAGCTGCGTGAGGAGTGGTTCAACACGGCGCAGGAGCAGAGGCTGAATCTTTATCTGTGCGGGCACTATGCGACGGAGGTGCACGGCGTGAAGGCGCTGGCGGCGGAGCTGGCGGGGAAGTTCGGGGTGCCGTGGGAGTTTATCGGGACGGAGAATCCGCTGTAG
- a CDS encoding deoxycytidylate deaminase has translation MSSLATESLVDWVARAAENRENRPSWDDYFMATALLISTRSPCERLHVGCVIVSGGERKNRIVAAGYNGFLPGTPHVSRVRDGHEQATVHAEQNAIAEAARRGSPVDGCIAYVTHFPCINCAKILAAAGISEIRYRTDYKSDPLVAPLLADGGVKITHLA, from the coding sequence ATGAGCAGTCTAGCCACCGAGTCACTCGTCGATTGGGTCGCCCGCGCGGCCGAGAACCGTGAAAACCGCCCCTCGTGGGACGATTATTTCATGGCCACCGCGCTGCTCATCTCCACCCGTTCCCCCTGCGAACGCCTCCACGTCGGCTGCGTGATCGTCAGCGGCGGCGAACGCAAAAACCGCATCGTCGCCGCCGGCTACAACGGTTTCCTCCCCGGCACCCCGCACGTCTCCCGCGTCCGCGATGGCCACGAACAAGCCACCGTCCACGCCGAGCAAAACGCCATCGCCGAAGCCGCCCGCCGCGGCTCCCCCGTCGATGGCTGCATCGCCTACGTCACCCACTTCCCCTGCATCAACTGCGCGAAAATCCTCGCCGCCGCCGGCATCTCCGAAATCCGCTACCGCACCGACTATAAAAGCGACCCCCTCGTCGCCCCGCTCCTCGCCGACGGCGGCGTGAAAATCACCCACCTCGCCTGA
- a CDS encoding ribonuclease HII, translated as MKRRQLRGYDLKQIDGFASLIGVDEAGRGALAGPVVAGAVLVTKEFLESRWAVTRANKVNDSKLLTPAERSELWFEFETLSAQNEIHAHFGVASVEEIEQLNILGATKLAMRRALEGIYPPSAFQQKSEPDLFASPDEVASFQPQVSARILVDGLPLKSFPYPHSGIVKGDARSLCIAMASIIAKVTRDRLMSELEGTFPGYGFAQHKGYGTEEHRDAVLRIGKCTQHREMFLRKLLAQRVDPAQGDFLTEE; from the coding sequence ATGAAGCGCCGCCAGCTGCGCGGTTACGACCTTAAACAGATCGACGGATTCGCCAGTCTCATCGGTGTCGATGAGGCGGGGCGTGGCGCGCTCGCGGGGCCCGTGGTGGCTGGAGCAGTGTTGGTGACGAAGGAGTTTTTGGAGAGCCGCTGGGCGGTGACGCGGGCGAACAAGGTGAACGATTCGAAGCTGCTCACGCCGGCGGAGCGAAGTGAGTTGTGGTTCGAGTTCGAGACGTTGTCGGCGCAGAACGAAATCCACGCGCACTTCGGCGTGGCGAGCGTGGAGGAGATCGAGCAGCTGAACATCCTGGGCGCGACGAAGCTGGCGATGCGGCGGGCGCTGGAGGGGATTTATCCGCCGTCGGCGTTTCAGCAGAAGAGCGAGCCGGACTTGTTTGCGTCGCCCGATGAGGTGGCGAGTTTCCAGCCGCAGGTGTCGGCGAGGATTCTTGTGGATGGGTTGCCGTTGAAGAGTTTCCCGTATCCGCATAGTGGGATCGTGAAGGGCGATGCGCGGTCGTTGTGTATCGCGATGGCGTCGATCATCGCGAAGGTGACCCGGGACCGGCTGATGTCGGAGCTGGAGGGAACGTTTCCCGGCTATGGGTTCGCGCAGCACAAGGGGTACGGGACGGAGGAGCATCGGGACGCGGTGCTGCGGATCGGGAAGTGCACGCAGCACCGGGAGATGTTTTTGAGGAAGTTGCTGGCGCAGCGGGTGGACCCTGCGCAGGGGGATTTTTTGACGGAGGAGTGA
- a CDS encoding type B 50S ribosomal protein L31 codes for MKAEGHPTLNNVCFLDVGTGKRFLTKSTMKSARKEKIDGEDYFVVVRDVTMDSHPAYTGEKRIVDTAGRVEKFTTKFKRGGGKSAK; via the coding sequence GTGAAAGCCGAAGGCCATCCCACACTCAACAACGTTTGCTTCCTCGACGTAGGCACCGGCAAACGCTTCCTCACCAAGTCCACCATGAAGTCTGCTCGTAAAGAGAAGATCGATGGCGAGGACTACTTCGTTGTCGTCCGCGACGTCACGATGGATTCGCACCCCGCCTACACCGGCGAAAAGCGCATCGTCGACACCGCCGGCCGCGTCGAGAAGTTCACCACCAAGTTTAAGCGTGGTGGCGGCAAATCTGCCAAGTAA